The following proteins are co-located in the Chlorogloeopsis sp. ULAP01 genome:
- a CDS encoding alpha/beta hydrolase: MPFLTADDGVPIYYTDQGQGIPIFLIHGWMMNHQFFKYNIPVLAQTHRVVTMDIRGHGYSGKQEINWTLQQAARDVRQIVNYLDLSEVILVGWSMGTTLIHNYFDQFGGEKLKGAVFIDMTPYLLKTEDWEHAVFGKMDLQAAVNLASSIIKDRMQIAEKFVPGCFNVNQVVDPALRESWMRESMLTPNSAMVAFWLDMVTYDWRSHLAQIPVPVLLCYGAHSAVYPTQLGKHMHERIHNSQLIMFEYSGHSPFWEEPERFNAEVARFAG, encoded by the coding sequence ATGCCGTTTCTCACTGCTGATGATGGTGTTCCTATCTACTACACAGATCAGGGGCAAGGTATCCCTATCTTCCTCATTCACGGCTGGATGATGAACCACCAATTTTTCAAATACAACATTCCGGTACTAGCCCAAACCCATCGTGTGGTAACTATGGACATTCGCGGTCATGGGTATTCGGGAAAGCAGGAGATTAACTGGACATTGCAGCAGGCGGCTAGGGACGTGCGCCAGATCGTCAATTATCTGGATTTGAGTGAGGTGATCCTCGTTGGCTGGTCAATGGGAACTACTCTTATTCACAATTATTTTGACCAATTTGGAGGCGAGAAGCTTAAAGGAGCCGTTTTTATTGACATGACACCCTATCTGCTCAAGACGGAGGATTGGGAACATGCCGTATTTGGTAAAATGGATCTTCAGGCAGCTGTGAATCTAGCATCCAGTATCATTAAAGACAGAATGCAAATTGCGGAAAAGTTTGTCCCAGGCTGCTTCAACGTTAATCAAGTAGTAGATCCGGCGCTTAGGGAATCGTGGATGCGAGAGTCGATGTTGACACCAAACAGTGCGATGGTCGCTTTTTGGCTGGATATGGTGACCTACGACTGGCGTTCCCATCTCGCGCAAATCCCAGTTCCTGTTTTACTATGTTATGGCGCACATAGTGCAGTTTATCCCACTCAGTTGGGCAAACATATGCACGAACGTATCCATAATAGTCAGCTGATTATGTTTGAATACAGCGGTCACTCTCCATTTTGGGAAGAACCAGAGCGTTTCAATGCTGAAGTGGCACGCTTTGCTGGCTAA
- a CDS encoding 3-hydroxybutyrate dehydrogenase, with product MMRLQGKTALITGSLTGIGRGIASAMAQEGANIILNGIDTPQEAENTRQELEKMGQRILYYKADVGNVQEVTTMITDAQKKLGSIDILVNNAGIQYVEPIDTFPIEKWDAMIATNLSSAFYTIRAVLPLMKEKKWGRIVNIASVHGLVASAYKSAYVAAKHGLVGLTKAAALDLAEFGITVNAICPGYVDTPLVRQQISEQAKAHHLSEDEVIPKVLLAHHAIKEFVTVEQIAAMTIYLCSDACKTVTGTALPIDAGWLAQ from the coding sequence ATGATGAGATTACAAGGTAAAACAGCCCTAATTACTGGCTCGCTGACTGGCATCGGTCGCGGTATTGCCTCAGCAATGGCGCAAGAAGGGGCGAATATTATTTTGAATGGGATCGATACGCCACAAGAAGCAGAAAATACCCGTCAGGAGTTGGAAAAGATGGGGCAAAGAATCTTATATTACAAGGCCGATGTGGGTAATGTGCAAGAAGTTACGACAATGATTACTGATGCACAAAAGAAACTAGGTAGCATTGATATTCTGGTTAATAATGCTGGTATTCAGTATGTCGAGCCGATAGATACTTTCCCCATCGAGAAATGGGATGCGATGATTGCCACCAATCTTTCTTCGGCGTTTTATACCATCCGTGCTGTATTACCGTTGATGAAAGAGAAAAAATGGGGACGGATCGTCAACATCGCCTCTGTACATGGTCTGGTAGCATCAGCTTACAAGTCAGCTTATGTAGCTGCCAAGCACGGACTAGTAGGATTGACCAAGGCAGCAGCGCTAGATTTAGCCGAGTTTGGCATTACCGTAAATGCCATCTGTCCTGGCTATGTTGATACTCCTTTGGTACGTCAGCAAATTTCCGAACAAGCCAAAGCCCATCACCTGTCAGAGGATGAAGTGATTCCTAAAGTTCTGCTGGCGCATCATGCCATTAAGGAGTTTGTAACTGTAGAACAGATTGCAGCTATGACCATTTATCTATGCAGCGATGCCTGTAAAACTGTGACTGGCACAGCACTGCCAATTGATGCAGGTTGGTTAGCGCAGTAA
- a CDS encoding M56 family metallopeptidase, which produces MHLLMICAVITVCCWLRFSWQQPQGNWAVRWQRTLFLFLFPPLLILMTAIALLCMGSQGQMGGLQTGWFSYVLALSYLIFSGILGIKLLWEGWQSVKSTRNCPVVNLAGRQVRLLNTGALFAASIGFWQPELVLSQGLVKTLSTAHLETVLAHEQGHCHYRDTFWFFWLGWVRACTHWLPNTENLWQELLILRELRADAHAASKVDPLLLAESLLLVASTPPVTSLICCAALGSSATDRLEQRIEALLEQPQSTPEFNLTSWHSFLLAFLPLVTVIFHS; this is translated from the coding sequence ATGCATCTATTGATGATTTGCGCCGTCATTACAGTTTGTTGTTGGCTTCGATTCTCTTGGCAGCAGCCCCAAGGCAATTGGGCTGTACGGTGGCAACGAACGTTATTTTTATTTCTTTTTCCTCCATTGTTGATTTTAATGACAGCGATCGCCTTGCTTTGTATGGGATCTCAAGGGCAAATGGGTGGCTTACAGACAGGCTGGTTTAGCTATGTATTGGCGTTAAGCTACCTAATATTCTCTGGCATTTTGGGGATCAAGCTGCTATGGGAAGGCTGGCAGTCTGTAAAATCTACCCGCAACTGCCCTGTTGTAAATCTTGCTGGTAGACAAGTGCGCCTATTGAACACAGGAGCCTTATTTGCAGCTTCGATTGGTTTTTGGCAACCCGAACTCGTTCTCAGTCAAGGATTAGTAAAAACTCTCTCAACTGCTCATTTAGAAACAGTTTTAGCTCATGAGCAAGGGCATTGCCATTACCGAGATACATTCTGGTTTTTCTGGCTGGGTTGGGTGCGTGCTTGCACTCATTGGTTACCGAATACAGAAAATTTATGGCAAGAACTGTTAATTTTACGCGAACTACGTGCTGATGCCCACGCGGCATCAAAAGTAGATCCCTTGTTGCTGGCAGAGTCACTTTTATTGGTAGCTAGCACTCCACCCGTAACCTCCCTAATTTGCTGTGCAGCTTTAGGTTCCAGTGCAACAGATCGCTTAGAACAGAGGATAGAAGCTCTTTTAGAACAACCACAATCTACGCCAGAATTTAATCTCACCTCTTGGCATAGCTTTCTGTTAGCATTTTTGCCCTTGGTGACAGTGATATTTCACTCGTGA
- a CDS encoding BlaI/MecI/CopY family transcriptional regulator, with amino-acid sequence MAPLPDYRPKQMSLGPLEAEILNLIWELGSATVKDVHDRILADPNRELAYTSVTTVLRRLTEKGWLACDKKGRAFYWRPLLSKQQAQVIKAHEQLQQFLAVGNPDVVAAFADSLDEVASEKIQAIAKRIQAARQARGEK; translated from the coding sequence ATGGCACCTTTACCTGACTACCGCCCCAAACAAATGTCTTTAGGCCCTTTGGAAGCAGAAATTTTGAACCTGATTTGGGAGCTTGGTTCGGCTACAGTTAAGGATGTACATGATCGCATTCTGGCAGATCCCAACCGAGAATTAGCTTATACCTCAGTGACTACAGTGCTGCGCCGCTTAACCGAAAAAGGTTGGCTAGCCTGCGACAAAAAAGGACGAGCATTTTACTGGCGTCCTTTGCTGTCAAAGCAACAAGCCCAAGTAATCAAGGCGCATGAACAATTGCAGCAATTTCTGGCAGTAGGCAATCCTGATGTTGTTGCCGCTTTTGCCGATAGTCTAGATGAAGTAGCAAGTGAGAAAATACAAGCAATAGCAAAACGCATTCAAGCTGCACGGCAAGCGAGGGGGGAAAAATGA
- the mnmE gene encoding tRNA uridine-5-carboxymethylaminomethyl(34) synthesis GTPase MnmE, with the protein MSEIFATTGTIAAIATAIVPQQGSVGIVRVSGSEAMPIAKTLFHAPGRQVWESHRILYGYIRHPQTQQLVDEALLLIMKAPRSYTREDVVEFHCHGGIMAVQQVLHLCLENGARLAQPGEFTLRAFLNGRLDLTQAESIADLVGARSPQAQTSALAGLQGKLAHPIRQLRAQCLDILAEIEARIDFEEDLPPLDDKSIISEIERITAEITKLLATADQGELLRTGLKVAIVGRPNVGKSSLLNAWSKSDRAIVTDLPGTTRDVVESQLVVGGIPVQVLDTAGIRETEDQVEKIGVERSRRAASAADLVLLTIDASVGWTAGDQEIYEQVKHRPLILVINKIDLALVEIVHYPNEINQFVRTSAAQNQGIDALETAILEIVQIGKVQAADMDLAINQRQAAALVKAKTSLEQVQATIVQELPLDFWTIDLRGVVHALGEITGEEVTESVLDRIFSRFCIGK; encoded by the coding sequence ATGTCAGAAATCTTTGCTACCACTGGAACTATCGCTGCGATCGCCACTGCCATTGTTCCCCAGCAGGGTAGTGTGGGGATTGTCCGCGTATCCGGCTCGGAAGCAATGCCGATTGCCAAAACTCTTTTCCATGCTCCTGGGCGTCAAGTCTGGGAAAGCCATCGCATTCTTTATGGTTATATTCGTCATCCCCAGACACAACAATTGGTGGATGAAGCACTGCTGTTAATTATGAAAGCACCCCGTTCCTATACCCGTGAAGATGTTGTGGAGTTCCATTGCCATGGTGGAATTATGGCAGTGCAGCAGGTGTTGCACCTATGCTTAGAAAACGGCGCCAGATTAGCTCAACCAGGAGAATTTACTTTACGGGCATTTTTAAATGGCAGATTAGATTTAACGCAAGCAGAAAGTATTGCCGATTTGGTGGGAGCGCGATCGCCCCAAGCGCAAACGTCTGCTTTGGCTGGTTTGCAAGGTAAATTAGCTCATCCAATTCGACAGTTACGCGCTCAATGTTTGGATATCTTGGCAGAAATTGAAGCGCGGATCGATTTTGAGGAAGACTTACCTCCGTTGGATGATAAAAGTATTATCTCAGAAATTGAGAGAATTACCGCAGAAATTACTAAACTACTTGCAACCGCCGATCAAGGCGAACTGCTCCGCACTGGATTAAAAGTGGCAATTGTTGGGCGTCCAAATGTCGGAAAATCAAGTTTGTTGAATGCGTGGAGTAAAAGCGATCGCGCTATTGTTACCGATTTACCTGGTACAACCCGTGATGTCGTTGAATCACAGTTAGTAGTGGGTGGAATACCCGTGCAAGTACTAGATACCGCAGGCATTCGGGAAACAGAAGACCAAGTAGAAAAAATTGGTGTTGAACGTTCCCGCCGTGCTGCGAGTGCAGCCGATTTGGTACTTTTGACTATTGATGCTTCTGTAGGCTGGACGGCAGGTGATCAAGAAATTTACGAACAAGTAAAACACCGTCCGTTAATTTTAGTTATCAACAAAATCGACCTTGCATTAGTAGAAATAGTCCATTATCCAAATGAGATTAATCAATTTGTCAGAACATCTGCCGCACAAAATCAAGGAATTGATGCTTTAGAAACAGCAATTTTAGAAATAGTTCAAATCGGAAAAGTACAAGCTGCTGATATGGATTTAGCAATTAACCAAAGACAAGCAGCTGCATTGGTAAAAGCGAAAACATCTTTAGAACAGGTGCAAGCAACTATTGTCCAGGAACTACCTCTTGATTTTTGGACAATTGACTTACGCGGTGTGGTTCATGCTCTCGGAGAAATTACGGGAGAAGAAGTAACAGAATCGGTTCTTGATAGGATTTTTAGTAGGTTTTGTATTGGTAAGTGA
- a CDS encoding DUF4126 domain-containing protein, whose product MSTTIELNTLFNLDTLIELLLGISLSAAAGFRVFVPLLALSMASVLGHINLPTDLDWVETPQALAVFAVACLLEIIGYYIPWLDHLLDTVATPAAFIAGTIVAASFAPEMSPIVQWTLALVIGGGTAGLTKGLMNILRITSTGVSGGLTNPVLSTIELVIAIGLSVLAIATPAVAGIIVIGVLIFALQRIWKFFTSKPSSQPN is encoded by the coding sequence ATGAGTACCACCATTGAGCTAAATACTTTATTCAATCTCGATACATTGATTGAACTTCTGCTGGGAATTAGCTTGAGTGCGGCGGCTGGCTTTCGAGTATTTGTACCACTGCTGGCATTAAGTATGGCATCGGTTTTGGGACATATAAATTTGCCAACTGATTTGGATTGGGTAGAAACGCCTCAAGCCTTAGCTGTATTTGCAGTTGCTTGTTTGCTTGAAATTATCGGCTATTATATTCCCTGGCTGGATCATCTGCTGGATACTGTTGCCACACCTGCGGCATTTATCGCTGGAACGATTGTCGCGGCATCCTTTGCCCCGGAAATGAGTCCAATAGTGCAATGGACGTTAGCTTTAGTTATAGGTGGTGGAACTGCGGGGTTAACTAAGGGATTGATGAATATCTTACGAATAACTTCTACAGGCGTCTCAGGTGGATTAACCAATCCTGTTTTGTCAACGATTGAGCTAGTCATTGCCATTGGGCTGTCTGTACTTGCGATCGCAACCCCAGCAGTAGCAGGAATCATTGTAATTGGTGTTCTAATATTTGCTCTTCAACGAATCTGGAAGTTCTTTACAAGCAAGCCATCTTCCCAACCAAACTAA
- a CDS encoding NAD(P)-dependent oxidoreductase, which translates to MSKQEIELPYTKEEVGSWYINKTVNDQLLENIQELKNKKISVMGGCGQVGSHVIAKLYEFGFPIENIYINDDLRLGKRENLPEPLRDRLDTRTHLEYSQNPQHESDIVIFVGGRSSAPHFENLNDVMEEIEMWRATLEWCVAKKIRLIFASTSSLCKQRPSVETQRVWPGSLYELAKLMMEEMAIQQALCNDLVVQICRFFSVYGVTEQHKNNFGNLYTQILWYAIKSKPFEIWGQSNYFAPGDQTRDIIFAPEVSRAILHLLTLPAPSPRVDDISSLTYNIGQGKPVSVREMIGQIEELVPSTMKPIILETEVPQYMKNYVVHTWGNPQKLLDSGFKPLFTNHIENLKFIIHALLNEKNWYWSIVENIRRKTLKT; encoded by the coding sequence ATGTCTAAACAAGAAATAGAACTACCATATACCAAAGAAGAAGTAGGAAGTTGGTATATCAACAAAACTGTAAACGATCAACTTTTAGAAAATATTCAGGAATTAAAAAATAAAAAAATCAGCGTTATGGGAGGCTGTGGTCAAGTTGGTTCCCATGTCATAGCAAAATTATATGAATTTGGCTTTCCAATTGAAAATATTTACATCAACGATGATTTGCGATTAGGCAAGCGAGAAAACCTGCCAGAACCTCTACGCGATCGCCTAGATACAAGAACCCATCTTGAATACTCACAAAATCCTCAACACGAGTCAGATATAGTCATTTTTGTAGGAGGGCGATCAAGCGCTCCTCACTTTGAAAATTTGAACGATGTTATGGAAGAAATTGAAATGTGGAGGGCAACTTTAGAATGGTGTGTTGCTAAAAAAATTAGATTAATATTTGCAAGCACGAGCAGTTTATGTAAGCAGCGTCCTTCTGTTGAAACACAAAGAGTTTGGCCTGGTTCTCTTTACGAACTCGCAAAACTGATGATGGAAGAAATGGCTATTCAACAAGCTCTTTGTAATGATTTAGTAGTGCAAATTTGCAGATTCTTTTCTGTTTATGGTGTCACAGAGCAACACAAAAATAATTTTGGCAATCTGTATACCCAAATTCTCTGGTATGCCATCAAAAGCAAACCATTTGAAATCTGGGGACAATCAAATTATTTTGCACCAGGTGACCAGACAAGAGATATAATTTTTGCGCCTGAAGTATCACGCGCAATTTTGCATTTGCTGACTTTACCTGCTCCTAGTCCGAGAGTTGATGATATCTCCAGTCTTACATATAACATTGGACAAGGTAAACCCGTCTCCGTTCGAGAAATGATAGGACAAATAGAAGAACTTGTGCCATCAACAATGAAACCTATTATTCTTGAAACAGAAGTTCCTCAATATATGAAAAACTATGTTGTTCATACGTGGGGAAATCCACAAAAGCTACTTGACTCAGGCTTTAAACCTCTGTTTACAAATCACATAGAAAACCTAAAATTTATCATTCATGCTTTATTAAATGAGAAGAATTGGTATTGGTCTATTGTGGAAAATATTAGAAGAAAAACTCTAAAAACTTAA
- a CDS encoding lysophospholipid acyltransferase family protein: MINQNSATSFTSLPGWTLSARDSQFIESLMPIWEWLYRYYFRVQTSGWHHIPDHGQVLLVGSHNGGMASPDLHMMMYDWFRRFGVQRLVYGLMHPYAWKVSPPIANLAQKLGAIPAHPTMASAAFDIGASVLVYPGGQYDMFRPHQERYKIHFANHKGFIKLALKKSVPIIPVISVGAHDTLIVLGDCYEQVKQLHYLGLPWLYGIDPGVFPIYLGLPWGLAIGPLPNIPLPVQIHTRVCAPIVFERYGNQAARDRGYVNACYDLVYTQMQRELDILVMNTG; encoded by the coding sequence ATGATTAATCAAAATTCAGCTACATCATTTACATCATTACCAGGTTGGACGTTATCAGCGCGAGATTCCCAATTTATCGAATCCTTAATGCCGATATGGGAGTGGCTCTATCGCTACTATTTTCGGGTACAGACTTCAGGTTGGCATCACATTCCAGATCATGGACAAGTTTTGCTCGTTGGTTCGCATAATGGCGGCATGGCATCTCCTGATTTACACATGATGATGTACGATTGGTTCCGTCGCTTTGGAGTGCAACGTCTGGTGTATGGTTTAATGCACCCTTATGCGTGGAAAGTAAGTCCCCCCATTGCCAACCTGGCACAAAAACTTGGAGCCATTCCTGCCCATCCAACAATGGCAAGTGCAGCTTTTGATATTGGTGCAAGTGTACTTGTTTATCCGGGAGGACAATACGATATGTTTCGTCCCCATCAAGAGCGTTACAAAATTCACTTTGCCAATCACAAAGGATTTATTAAGCTGGCATTAAAAAAATCAGTACCAATTATTCCAGTGATTTCTGTCGGCGCACATGACACTTTGATTGTTTTAGGTGATTGCTACGAACAAGTAAAACAACTACATTATTTGGGATTACCTTGGTTATACGGCATAGATCCAGGTGTGTTTCCCATATATCTAGGTTTACCTTGGGGTTTAGCAATTGGCCCGTTACCCAATATACCTTTACCTGTACAAATCCATACCCGTGTTTGTGCTCCGATTGTTTTTGAACGTTATGGTAACCAGGCAGCACGCGATCGCGGCTACGTGAATGCTTGTTATGACTTAGTTTATACGCAAATGCAACGGGAATTGGATATTTTAGTAATGAATACAGGTTAA
- a CDS encoding cytochrome P450: MTVSQATIKETLRTLPPSSTAKRRLTKSVILDGVLYAKGCSVMAEPRLAHMMTEHFPEPDKFEPERFLPPRNEGKMYEFIPFGGGVHACLGAEMAMVVTKIFAAHILHLFDWQLTQEATFVQFPLKKLKNDYEISLQKCESLM, encoded by the coding sequence GTGACAGTTTCACAAGCAACTATCAAAGAGACTTTACGGACTTTACCGCCTAGCTCTACTGCTAAACGCCGCCTCACCAAATCGGTGATTTTGGATGGAGTACTCTATGCCAAGGGTTGTAGTGTTATGGCTGAACCACGACTAGCGCACATGATGACAGAACATTTTCCGGAGCCGGATAAATTTGAGCCAGAGCGCTTTTTACCTCCGCGTAATGAAGGCAAAATGTACGAGTTTATCCCCTTTGGTGGGGGTGTACACGCCTGCTTAGGAGCGGAGATGGCGATGGTGGTGACTAAAATCTTTGCCGCTCATATTCTGCATTTATTTGATTGGCAACTGACACAAGAAGCAACTTTTGTACAGTTTCCGCTTAAGAAACTCAAGAATGATTATGAAATTAGTCTGCAAAAATGTGAGAGCTTGATGTAA
- a CDS encoding DUF2795 domain-containing protein, producing the protein MTDLNLSQLQKNLNEVVYPISKKDLIMRAEEKGFDEKVLRTLKQIPIKDYETAAAVNQAINNIA; encoded by the coding sequence ATGACAGACTTGAACCTGAGCCAACTACAGAAAAACTTGAACGAAGTTGTCTACCCAATCAGCAAAAAAGACTTGATTATGCGTGCTGAAGAAAAAGGTTTTGATGAGAAAGTTCTTCGGACTTTGAAGCAGATACCGATTAAAGACTATGAAACAGCAGCGGCTGTGAACCAAGCCATCAACAATATCGCGTAG
- a CDS encoding class I SAM-dependent methyltransferase has translation MEYLTQQVCSLRCQQVYTVLSRLHDAARGDRWRFLQLLPQVIAGRLAGKQMFEILTPQTTKNLYIPISREQGKFLYLMARSVGAKRVVEFGTSFGVSTIYLAAAVRDNQGEVVVGTEFEPSKHERAVANLAEAGLSQVTDIRLGDALETLRDVPEPVDLVLLDGWKDLYIPILELLKPKLRSGSVVLADNIFTFKKTLRPYVEYMRSGKNGFESMTLTIGAGFEYSYYVG, from the coding sequence ATGGAATATCTAACACAACAGGTTTGCTCACTAAGATGTCAACAAGTATACACAGTTCTCAGTCGTCTCCATGACGCAGCACGGGGCGATCGCTGGCGTTTCTTACAACTTTTACCCCAAGTTATTGCTGGACGTCTAGCAGGCAAACAGATGTTTGAAATTCTTACTCCTCAAACAACCAAAAACCTTTATATTCCCATTTCACGGGAGCAAGGTAAGTTTCTGTATCTGATGGCACGCTCAGTTGGGGCAAAACGAGTGGTTGAGTTTGGCACATCGTTTGGAGTTTCAACAATTTATCTTGCTGCTGCTGTTCGCGACAATCAAGGAGAGGTAGTAGTTGGCACTGAATTCGAGCCATCAAAACATGAGCGTGCAGTTGCCAATCTTGCTGAAGCAGGTTTATCTCAAGTTACAGATATCCGTTTGGGAGATGCGCTCGAAACCTTAAGGGATGTGCCAGAACCTGTAGATCTTGTTCTGCTTGACGGATGGAAAGATTTGTACATACCAATTCTTGAGCTACTCAAACCAAAATTACGTTCTGGTTCCGTTGTTTTAGCCGACAATATCTTTACTTTTAAAAAGACTCTCCGCCCTTACGTGGAATATATGCGATCGGGGAAAAATGGTTTTGAATCAATGACTCTGACAATAGGAGCAGGTTTTGAATACTCTTACTATGTTGGTTAG
- a CDS encoding AraC family transcriptional regulator, with product MPKEKSFLSSKFKDIYHLPRLPLISSQPVGWSGINLEYHCQPPHETPNHIDAAHEINIPIFKHPQQIECAIDGHHYNKCISSGEIAIVPAKVFHSLSWNLEIECITLSVEPALIALTAYESIDPDRVEITPQFAKADPLVYQIGLALKSVLETDKTGSRLYAESAATMLAVHLLRHYSAKQHCIQEYAAGLPKYKLRQAVEYINEHLAEDLSLDAIASQVGMSRYYFAHLFKQSMGVSVHQYVIRQRVEYAKQLLLHSNLNVTEVAFQAGFANPSHLSHHFKRLVGVTPKIFLRK from the coding sequence ATGCCAAAGGAAAAATCTTTTCTGAGTTCTAAGTTTAAAGATATATACCACCTCCCTCGCTTACCCTTGATTTCCAGCCAGCCAGTTGGTTGGAGTGGAATTAATCTTGAATATCACTGCCAACCACCCCATGAAACTCCCAATCACATCGATGCCGCTCACGAAATTAATATTCCTATTTTTAAGCATCCACAGCAAATAGAGTGTGCGATTGATGGACACCACTACAATAAGTGCATTAGCAGTGGTGAAATTGCAATCGTGCCTGCAAAGGTGTTTCACAGCTTATCTTGGAATTTGGAAATTGAGTGCATCACACTCTCTGTTGAACCTGCTCTAATTGCCCTTACCGCTTACGAGTCAATCGATCCCGATCGCGTCGAGATTACACCCCAGTTTGCAAAAGCCGATCCGCTTGTTTATCAAATTGGGCTAGCACTCAAGTCAGTATTGGAAACAGACAAAACAGGTAGCCGCCTTTACGCTGAATCAGCAGCAACAATGCTAGCAGTGCATTTATTACGACACTATTCTGCCAAACAACACTGCATTCAAGAATACGCGGCAGGACTTCCTAAATACAAGTTGCGTCAGGCTGTTGAATATATCAACGAGCATCTAGCAGAGGATTTGTCATTGGATGCGATCGCTTCTCAAGTTGGCATGAGTCGATACTATTTTGCACACCTATTTAAACAGTCAATGGGGGTTTCGGTTCATCAATACGTGATTAGGCAACGTGTGGAGTATGCCAAACAATTACTTTTGCACAGTAACCTGAATGTAACTGAAGTAGCCTTTCAAGCTGGTTTTGCTAATCCAAGCCATCTCAGCCATCACTTCAAACGACTGGTTGGTGTCACACCCAAAATCTTTCTCAGAAAATAG
- a CDS encoding 50S ribosomal protein L11 methyltransferase: MPWMELSLDTTHEAVDWVCTLLAETVDINDIQITQYIDRDLEHSQWTFTIYIYLPYDATSRIRVEKIVNLLSPLHRTGLTTEMQMSVVEKKTTDADLLNPLVNRIGKRFVVLAPDTPYQSEVAGEVILRLKKTLSFGSGLHPATIVSVRLLERYIVPNMNVLDLGSGSGILSVVIAKLGAKVLALDNDSTAVNATQDAVRRNGVEQQVTVIEGSLGSGSDFGHWMGGDTIGNVEKIEVTETFDLIVANILARMHIALASDFQRALRNTHAHQGLLITSGFTSDREDDVVTALTEAGFEVIDCERINEWVALAHRLKAE; the protein is encoded by the coding sequence ATGCCTTGGATGGAATTGAGCCTCGATACAACACATGAGGCGGTTGATTGGGTTTGTACGCTGCTTGCTGAGACTGTCGATATTAATGATATTCAGATTACACAATATATTGATCGGGATTTAGAACACTCCCAATGGACATTTACAATTTACATATATCTACCCTATGATGCCACTTCAAGAATACGTGTAGAAAAAATTGTAAATTTACTATCGCCTTTGCACCGCACGGGGTTAACAACTGAGATGCAGATGAGTGTGGTTGAAAAAAAAACTACAGATGCAGATTTACTCAACCCCCTTGTAAATAGAATTGGTAAACGATTTGTTGTCCTTGCTCCTGATACTCCTTATCAATCTGAGGTAGCAGGCGAAGTCATCTTGAGATTAAAGAAAACTCTATCTTTTGGTAGCGGTTTACACCCAGCAACGATTGTCTCTGTGCGACTACTTGAGAGGTATATTGTCCCTAACATGAATGTCCTTGATTTGGGTTCAGGTTCAGGTATTTTGAGTGTAGTGATCGCAAAGTTGGGAGCTAAAGTTTTGGCGCTAGACAACGACAGTACTGCTGTGAATGCAACTCAGGATGCTGTACGTCGTAATGGAGTAGAACAACAGGTGACAGTTATAGAAGGAAGCCTGGGAAGTGGAAGCGACTTTGGGCATTGGATGGGAGGAGATACCATCGGCAATGTAGAAAAAATCGAAGTTACAGAGACATTTGACTTGATTGTTGCCAATATTCTGGCACGAATGCATATTGCCCTCGCTAGTGATTTTCAGCGTGCACTACGTAATACTCATGCACACCAAGGACTATTAATTACCTCTGGGTTTACAAGCGATCGCGAAGATGATGTTGTCACAGCTTTAACAGAGGCAGGATTTGAAGTGATTGATTGTGAACGAATCAACGAGTGGGTAGCACTTGCTCATCGCTTGAAAGCAGAATAA